A section of the Humulus lupulus chromosome 2, drHumLupu1.1, whole genome shotgun sequence genome encodes:
- the LOC133815043 gene encoding uncharacterized protein LOC133815043, whose translation MEVRSALLPSMTDIEKSVKQLVTEANLRLFCLLAPHQDVRESTAVSAIGTEVPKQQQDVSQPPPRRAIGVTINEPTDGPRPAAAPTPPGKGEKKASEPILESSDESDMPAEHAFDLYAKSVSKRKSHKRQSGEGCSNPPAKKSRTDDPPASTPTKETTPPPALAREATPPPPVNPDPPSSVRQTPPSSPADLKPPMSIIQQSAGRREEASGDDLTCVVLDSAKDKLSIITKHCHSREAIQETGSMAVDQVFHRALNEVLALSAAKARYTKQLKVTKVTHAEQLKVIEVKHSGALKEVEEKHTKALKEAEAKHLEVLQVTEAKIASLEEELKKKEASISKVTTSKEQYKETSLINYREAHKLQAELEISRKEFIALEEENARNLEDYEGAAFECFYLF comes from the exons ATGGAAGTCCGATCAGCCCTCTTGCCCAGCATGactgacatagagaaaagtgtcaaacagctggtcaccgAGGCCAATCTGAGGCTATTttgccttctggcacctcaccaggatgtgagggaatctaccGCGGTGAGTGCCATCGGCACTGAAGTCCCCAAgcaacaacaagatgtgtcacaacctccaccGAGGAGGGCAATAGGGGTGACCATCAATGAACCAACCGACGGACCGCGACCTGCTGCTGCACCGACCCCTCCAGGGAAGGGCGAGAAGAAGGCCTcagagcctattcttgagtcgtcGGATGAAAGTG ACATGCCTGCCGAGCATGCTTTTGACTTATATGCCAAATCAGTGAGCAAGAGAAAGTCCCATAAGCGCCAGTCTGGGGAGGGCTGCAGCAATCCCCCCGCGAAGAAATCTCGAACAGATGACCCTCCCGCGTCTACTCCCACAaaggagacaactcctccaccagctcttGCTAGAGAGGCAACTCCTCCACCTCCAGTAAACCCTGATCCCCCATCTTCGGTCAGACAGACTCCTCCTTCATCTCCAGCCGACCTTAAACCTCCAATGTCCATCATCCAGCAATCGGCTGGACGCCGAGAAGAAGCCTCAGGAGATGACCTTACGTGCGTGGTGCTCGATTCAGCCAAAGATAAGCTATCCATAATAACAAAGCACTGTCACAGCCGAGAGGCGATTCAGGAGACTGGCTCTATGGCGGTTGACCAAGTGTTCCACCGCGCACTGAACGAAGTGCTTGCT CTTAGTGCTGCTAAGGCTCGATATACCAAGCAACTCAAGGTGACTAAAGTTACTCATGCCGAGCAGCTGAAGGTAATTGAGGTGAAGCATTCTGGAGCTCTTAAGGAAGTCGAGGAGAAGCATACCAAGGCCCTTAAGGAAGCTGAGGCAAAGCACCTCGAGGTGCTGCAAGTGACTGAGGCCAAAATTGCTTCTCTTGAAGAAGAGCTGAAAAAGAAGGAGGCGAGTATTTCCAAGGTCACAACATCTAAGGAGCAGTACAAGGAGACTTCACTCATAAATTACcgggaagcccacaagcttcagGCTGAGCTGGAGATAAGCCGCAAAGAATTCATTGCACTGGAGGAAGAGAATGCCCGCAATCTTGAAGACTACGAAGGGGCGGCGTTCGAGTGTTTTTACTTATTCTAG